The following coding sequences lie in one Peromyscus maniculatus bairdii isolate BWxNUB_F1_BW_parent chromosome 3, HU_Pman_BW_mat_3.1, whole genome shotgun sequence genomic window:
- the Ghrl gene encoding appetite-regulating hormone isoform X1, which yields MLSSGTICSLLLLSVLWMDVAMTGSSFLSPEHQKAQQRKESKKPPAKLQPRSLEGWLHPEGRGQAEGTEEELEIRFNAPFDVGIKLSGAQYQQHGRALGKFLQDILWEEVKEAPADK from the exons ATGCTGTCTTCAGGGACCATCTGCAGTCTGCTACTCCTGAGCGTGCTCTGGATGGATGTGGCCATGACAGGCTCCAGCTTCCTAAGCCCAGAGCACCAGAAAGCCCAG CAGAGAAAGGAATCCAAGAAGCCACCAGCCAAACTGCAGCCTCGATCTCTGGAAGGCTGGCTCCAcccagagggcagaggacaggcagaagggacagaggaggaacTGGAGATCAGG TTCAACGCTCCCTTTGACGTTGGTATCAAGCTGTCAGGAGCTCAGTACCAGCAGCATGGCCGGGCCCTGGGGAAGTTTCTTCAGGACATCCTCTGGGAAGAGGTCAAAG AAGCACCAGCTGACAAGTAA
- the Ghrl gene encoding appetite-regulating hormone isoform X2 has product MLSSGTICSLLLLSVLWMDVAMTGSSFLSPEHQKAQRKESKKPPAKLQPRSLEGWLHPEGRGQAEGTEEELEIRFNAPFDVGIKLSGAQYQQHGRALGKFLQDILWEEVKEAPADK; this is encoded by the exons ATGCTGTCTTCAGGGACCATCTGCAGTCTGCTACTCCTGAGCGTGCTCTGGATGGATGTGGCCATGACAGGCTCCAGCTTCCTAAGCCCAGAGCACCAGAAAGCCCAG AGAAAGGAATCCAAGAAGCCACCAGCCAAACTGCAGCCTCGATCTCTGGAAGGCTGGCTCCAcccagagggcagaggacaggcagaagggacagaggaggaacTGGAGATCAGG TTCAACGCTCCCTTTGACGTTGGTATCAAGCTGTCAGGAGCTCAGTACCAGCAGCATGGCCGGGCCCTGGGGAAGTTTCTTCAGGACATCCTCTGGGAAGAGGTCAAAG AAGCACCAGCTGACAAGTAA